A genomic region of Solanum dulcamara chromosome 2, daSolDulc1.2, whole genome shotgun sequence contains the following coding sequences:
- the LOC129871719 gene encoding uncharacterized protein LOC129871719, with the protein MDPFEDLYGRRYRSPVGWFKVGKMALIGLDFVVDAMEKARLIRERLETAQSHHNSYSYLIKRDLEFDVDDWVYLKVSRMKGVIYLGKKGNLSPTYVGTYKVLKHIGKVEYELDLPFELGMVHSVCPVSMLKKFVGDPNAIVPLKNVNIGENLTNQDFPVEILDQQVNRKKEVASFKVLWRNQQVESVHRK; encoded by the coding sequence ATGGATCCTTTTGAAGACTTGTATGGAAGAAGATATAGGTCTCCGGTGGGATGGTTCAAAGTAGGtaagatggcattgattggtctcGATTTTGTAGTAGATGCAATGGAGAAGGCAagactcataagagaaagattggaGACAGCTCAAAGTCACCATAATTCATATTCATACCTAATAAagagagaccttgaatttgatgtagatgattgggtatatttaaaGGTTTCACGCATGAAGGGTGTAATTTATTTGGGTAAGAAAGGGAATTTGAGTCCTACGTATGTAGGAACTTATAAGGTATTGAAACATATTGGCAAGGTggaatatgagttagacttgccatttgagttgggTATGGTTCATTCGGTGTGTCCTGtatcgatgttgaaaaagtttgtgggtgatccaaatgcTATTGTACCATTGAAGAATGTCAACATTGGAGAGAACTTAACTAATCAGGATTTTccagtggaaatcttagaccagcAAGTGAATAGAAAGAAAGAGGTTGCTTCTTTTAAGgttttatggagaaatcaacaagtagagagtgtaCATAGGAAGTGA